In one window of Dyella thiooxydans DNA:
- a CDS encoding lipid-A-disaccharide synthase N-terminal domain-containing protein: protein MDSFAHHFQHILDALHRFELTPWKMVGYAGTLMFTSRWFVQLYYTRKHKRVVMPLAFWWLSVMGSTLLLAYFILGKNDSVGILSNFFPVFVSVYNLVVHLRHQKNSITGDATG, encoded by the coding sequence ATGGACTCCTTCGCGCACCACTTCCAGCACATTCTGGATGCCCTGCATCGCTTCGAGCTGACGCCCTGGAAGATGGTCGGCTACGCCGGCACGTTGATGTTCACCAGTCGCTGGTTCGTGCAGCTCTACTACACCCGCAAGCACAAGCGCGTGGTGATGCCGCTGGCGTTCTGGTGGCTGTCGGTGATGGGCAGCACGCTGCTGCTGGCCTACTTCATCCTGGGCAAGAACGACTCGGTGGGCATTCTCTCGAACTTCTTCCCGGTGTTCGTCTCGGTCTACAACCTGGTGGTCCACCTGCGTCATCAGAAGAACAGCATCACCGGCGACGCGACCGGCTGA
- a CDS encoding DUF2238 domain-containing protein: MVPSDSDSDWRFPALLLGLFLIATSLLGIAPRYRQDWLLENAVVLVALPLLTYGWHRLRFSRGACIAMFAFLLLHEVGAHYTYSEVPYDAWFQRLTGHSLDRLLGFPRNEYDRLVHFLYGLLVTPMAVELLDGRAPPRGIWRWILPVTFVMSHSVVYELVEWLAAVHFGSGLGTAYLGTQGDPWDAQKDMALAALGSVLAMLAKAAGDALRRGRDCRRQASGP; the protein is encoded by the coding sequence ATGGTGCCTTCCGATAGCGACAGTGACTGGCGGTTCCCCGCGCTGCTGCTGGGGCTGTTCCTCATCGCGACCAGCCTGCTCGGCATCGCGCCACGCTATCGGCAGGACTGGCTGCTGGAGAACGCGGTCGTGCTGGTGGCGCTGCCCCTGCTCACCTACGGCTGGCACCGCCTCCGTTTTTCCCGTGGGGCATGCATCGCGATGTTCGCATTCCTGCTGCTGCACGAAGTGGGGGCGCACTACACCTACTCCGAGGTGCCGTACGACGCATGGTTCCAGCGCCTCACCGGCCACTCGCTCGACCGCCTGCTCGGATTCCCGCGCAACGAATACGACCGCCTGGTGCACTTCCTCTACGGACTGCTGGTGACGCCGATGGCGGTGGAATTGCTCGATGGGCGCGCGCCGCCGCGGGGCATCTGGCGGTGGATCCTGCCGGTAACCTTCGTGATGTCGCACTCGGTGGTGTACGAGCTGGTGGAATGGCTCGCTGCGGTCCATTTCGGCAGCGGGCTGGGCACCGCCTATCTCGGCACCCAAGGCGATCCGTGGGACGCTCAGAAGGACATGGCGCTGGCTGCACTCGGCAGCGTGCTGGCCATGCTGGCGAAGGCGGCTGGCGATGCGCTTCGCCGGGGACGCGATTGCCGCCGTCAGGCAAGCGGCCCATGA
- a CDS encoding EAL domain-containing protein, producing MEQGDRGAERDGLKREAPDHPLAGAGLRSRFYRSLAETLVRLHTNHGYDRRLAIAEAVAIFAATMELPLVWLGRHVPGGDGVTVLAAAGSATDRAGRLLSGDDPPRVGPESPVGQVLDLQAGYVLRRSPEASAPGQTGAWNDGFACCLAATRAQDGSRLVLAACAVDAADEALDQLGAWLEQLVVELVRFWDHQAMIERDQRISRYREAQRAIQRALLEQPDPAAVYRTLAQSLVEVAGAAAVDVLMVENDGASLRRVALAGPIAEELGRLFPRLPAEGERVPLPLIALREMRPQIRIRPGERSDMSPIWRHGPLAGMGASGCWPILAPDHAPGRSAKPIGVFALITREEDAFDDEMCHVLDELAEVAGIALHQHERRRAQLEEQQRQTYLALHDALTGLPNRRALDMHMECALERAERNERLVAVGMLDLDDLKPINDRYGHATGDLLLVEVARRLRAALRPDDYIARLGGDEFVIVCEGLHRDVEIEPLLDRLWIALREPMRVDGEVFELTASLGIALFPDHATGGGQQLLRRADQAMYQVKARKRQRERWWSTPLAAAGQPVPEFDGRNQAPYGQHAEALLRPWAALAEPLVPELVEAFIGELRSHEGIARLFAVLPEVDRAMLAARFAQHIQLLVQPGLDIESHRLQAARAGRFHASAGLEEVWLLEGVERLRDLIAQRFGSLSVSDRRPLGIVLQRLGLERQWQLESIRDVQRERVALLARLNALAWSAEGYLELIQGVVDALAGHSEICSCAVGRPDDSGQLTYEAVGGEAFAEYLRALARGGAAPIRVNADSQQGGGPSGRAWRTGQVQRCLHYGTDPAMVSWRDVALPIGIVSSVAIPLCPMPPTPSAVLTIYSAYSGGFQSEDQQAFVDQLKNLLDLALARLVPPRPGTELLPFFVRERWRALIATDALQTYYQPVVRLADGRVSELEALARLQDPDGGLLSPARFLPALGDDDLVVLFRQVLSQATQQREMLFRMGHVVDVSVNTPAAALEDPRYAEAAAASISEGRCPVESLLLEILESPMGTDHSAASGMAGMQALKALGVRLVEDDLGAGYSSLIRLRHWPFDRVKIDQAIVMQVADDPLRTLRFIRQLVRLGHDLGLDVVVEGLETPGLIEAALWLGADMGQGYALARPMPPGDLPRWLDGFRWKWNAARPVTALGALASALQWEEQLLALPAGPEFWRHHAERTCATGSYLDAALAVNANLREASTAHVAMHAAAVAGPHDAQYRRQRNRFIQLLIEQVQFEERSRATA from the coding sequence ATGGAACAGGGCGATCGGGGAGCAGAGCGCGACGGCTTGAAGCGGGAGGCGCCGGATCATCCCCTGGCCGGAGCCGGGCTGCGCTCACGCTTCTACCGGAGCCTTGCCGAAACCCTGGTCCGCCTGCACACGAACCACGGCTATGACCGCCGACTTGCCATAGCCGAGGCCGTGGCGATCTTCGCAGCAACGATGGAGCTGCCGCTGGTGTGGCTCGGCCGGCACGTGCCCGGTGGCGATGGAGTCACCGTGCTGGCCGCGGCCGGGTCGGCGACCGACCGGGCTGGCCGCCTGCTTTCGGGAGACGATCCGCCTCGCGTCGGGCCGGAGAGCCCGGTGGGCCAGGTGCTCGATCTGCAGGCTGGGTACGTCTTGCGGCGGAGCCCCGAGGCGTCCGCCCCGGGGCAGACCGGCGCGTGGAACGACGGGTTCGCGTGTTGCCTGGCGGCAACCCGTGCGCAGGATGGCAGCCGATTGGTGCTGGCGGCCTGCGCGGTCGATGCCGCGGACGAGGCGCTGGATCAACTGGGGGCGTGGCTGGAGCAGCTGGTGGTCGAGCTGGTTCGGTTCTGGGACCACCAGGCCATGATCGAGCGGGACCAGCGCATCAGCCGTTACCGCGAGGCGCAGCGTGCAATCCAGCGGGCGCTGCTCGAGCAGCCGGACCCGGCCGCGGTGTATCGCACGCTGGCCCAGTCGCTGGTCGAAGTCGCCGGCGCCGCCGCCGTGGATGTACTGATGGTCGAGAATGATGGCGCGTCGCTTCGCCGCGTCGCGCTCGCCGGCCCGATCGCCGAGGAGCTCGGGCGACTTTTTCCCCGGCTACCGGCCGAGGGGGAGCGGGTGCCGCTGCCCCTGATCGCCTTGCGCGAAATGCGTCCGCAGATCCGGATCCGTCCCGGCGAGCGCAGCGACATGTCGCCGATCTGGCGGCACGGGCCGCTGGCGGGCATGGGGGCCTCCGGATGCTGGCCGATTCTTGCTCCGGACCACGCGCCCGGGCGCTCGGCGAAGCCGATCGGGGTGTTCGCCCTGATCACCCGGGAGGAAGACGCGTTCGACGACGAGATGTGCCACGTACTGGACGAACTGGCCGAGGTGGCCGGAATCGCTCTGCACCAGCACGAACGTCGCCGGGCCCAGCTCGAAGAGCAGCAGCGGCAGACCTACCTCGCCCTGCACGATGCGCTGACCGGATTGCCGAACCGGCGTGCGCTGGACATGCACATGGAGTGCGCTCTCGAGCGCGCCGAGCGCAACGAGCGACTGGTTGCCGTGGGCATGCTCGATCTGGATGACCTGAAGCCGATCAATGATCGCTACGGGCATGCCACCGGCGATCTCCTGCTGGTCGAGGTCGCGCGTCGGCTGCGCGCGGCATTGCGGCCGGACGACTACATCGCCCGCCTGGGCGGCGACGAGTTCGTGATCGTCTGCGAGGGGCTGCATCGCGACGTGGAGATCGAGCCCCTGCTCGATCGCCTGTGGATCGCCCTGCGCGAGCCCATGCGGGTCGACGGCGAAGTGTTCGAGCTGACTGCCAGCCTGGGCATCGCGCTGTTTCCGGACCATGCGACCGGCGGCGGCCAGCAGCTGCTGCGCCGCGCCGACCAGGCGATGTACCAGGTGAAGGCGCGCAAGCGGCAACGCGAGCGCTGGTGGTCGACCCCGCTCGCCGCGGCCGGACAGCCCGTCCCCGAGTTCGATGGCCGCAACCAGGCTCCCTACGGGCAGCACGCCGAGGCCCTGCTGAGGCCGTGGGCGGCGCTTGCCGAGCCGCTGGTTCCCGAGCTCGTCGAGGCCTTTATCGGCGAGCTCCGTTCGCACGAAGGCATCGCCCGGCTGTTCGCGGTATTGCCCGAGGTCGATCGCGCCATGCTGGCAGCACGCTTCGCCCAGCACATCCAGCTACTGGTGCAGCCGGGCCTGGATATCGAGTCGCATCGTTTGCAGGCGGCACGGGCCGGGCGCTTCCATGCATCGGCCGGCCTGGAGGAGGTCTGGTTGCTGGAGGGCGTGGAACGCCTGCGGGACCTCATCGCGCAGCGTTTCGGCAGCCTGTCGGTCAGCGATCGCCGCCCGCTGGGCATCGTGCTGCAGCGGCTCGGGCTCGAGCGCCAGTGGCAACTGGAGAGCATCCGCGACGTGCAGCGTGAGCGTGTGGCGCTGCTGGCGCGTCTCAATGCACTGGCCTGGTCGGCGGAAGGTTATCTCGAGCTGATCCAGGGCGTGGTGGACGCGCTTGCCGGGCACAGCGAAATCTGTTCCTGCGCGGTGGGGCGGCCCGACGACAGCGGTCAGCTCACCTACGAAGCCGTCGGCGGCGAGGCGTTTGCCGAATACCTCCGGGCGCTGGCACGGGGTGGCGCCGCGCCGATCCGGGTCAATGCCGACAGCCAGCAGGGCGGCGGGCCGAGCGGGCGCGCGTGGCGTACCGGACAGGTGCAGCGTTGCCTGCACTACGGGACCGATCCGGCGATGGTCAGCTGGCGCGACGTGGCGCTGCCGATCGGGATCGTGTCGAGCGTGGCGATTCCCCTTTGCCCGATGCCGCCGACGCCATCGGCGGTGCTCACGATCTACAGCGCGTATTCGGGCGGCTTCCAGAGCGAGGACCAGCAGGCATTCGTCGACCAGCTCAAGAATCTGCTCGATCTCGCCCTGGCCCGCCTGGTGCCGCCGCGCCCGGGGACGGAGCTGTTGCCCTTCTTCGTGCGCGAACGCTGGCGGGCGTTGATCGCCACCGATGCCTTGCAGACCTACTACCAGCCGGTGGTGCGGCTGGCCGATGGACGGGTGTCCGAACTGGAGGCGCTGGCGCGTCTGCAGGACCCGGACGGAGGGCTGCTGTCACCCGCGCGTTTCCTCCCGGCACTGGGGGATGACGACCTGGTGGTGCTGTTCCGGCAGGTGCTTTCGCAGGCGACGCAACAGCGGGAGATGCTCTTCCGGATGGGCCATGTGGTGGACGTGTCGGTGAACACGCCGGCCGCGGCTCTGGAGGATCCGCGCTACGCCGAGGCCGCAGCGGCGAGCATTTCCGAGGGACGCTGCCCGGTCGAGTCGCTGCTGCTGGAGATCCTCGAGTCGCCGATGGGCACAGACCACAGCGCGGCTTCCGGGATGGCCGGCATGCAGGCGCTCAAGGCACTGGGCGTGCGGCTGGTCGAGGACGATCTCGGCGCAGGCTACAGCTCGCTCATCCGCCTGCGGCACTGGCCATTCGACCGGGTGAAGATCGACCAGGCCATCGTGATGCAGGTGGCTGACGATCCGCTGCGCACGCTGCGCTTCATTCGCCAGCTGGTCCGGCTCGGGCACGACCTGGGGCTCGATGTGGTGGTCGAGGGTCTGGAGACGCCGGGTCTGATCGAGGCCGCGTTGTGGCTGGGCGCGGACATGGGGCAGGGCTACGCGCTGGCGCGGCCGATGCCGCCGGGGGATCTCCCGCGCTGGCTGGACGGCTTCCGCTGGAAGTGGAACGCCGCCCGCCCGGTCACGGCGCTGGGAGCCCTCGCCAGCGCATTGCAGTGGGAGGAGCAATTGCTGGCGCTGCCGGCTGGGCCGGAGTTCTGGCGGCATCACGCCGAGCGCACGTGTGCGACCGGAAGCTACCTGGACGCCGCGCTCGCGGTAAACGCGAACCTGCGAGAGGCGAGCACGGCGCACGTCGCGATGCATGCCGCCGCCGTGGCCGGTCCCCACGATGCGCAATACCGCCGGCAGAGGAACCGCTTCATCCAGCTGCTGATCGAACAGGTGCAATTCGAGGAGCGCTCCCGCGCGACGGCGTGA
- a CDS encoding homocysteine S-methyltransferase family protein yields the protein MTTLPWLHPDRVARLEAALRERILILDGGMGTMLQGHGLDEAAFRGDRFAGGHDTAHAHDHPGACDLKGNNDLLTLTQPDIIRGVHTAYLEAGADLVETNTFNSTRISQADYHLEHLAYELNRAGAALAREACDAMTAKTPDKPRFVIGVLGPTSRTASLSPDVNDPGFRNVTFEELAANYTESARGLIDGGADVIMVETIFDTLNAKAALFALSELFRELGGRLPVMISGTITDRSGRTLSGQTAEAFYYSVQHARPLSVGLNCALGAADLRPHIQTLARVADGYVSTHPNAGLPNAFGEYDETPEQMATVIGGFAKDGLLNLVGGCCGTTPAHIRAIANAVRDCKPRTLPDLEEQAA from the coding sequence ATGACCACCCTGCCCTGGCTGCACCCCGATCGCGTCGCCCGGCTCGAGGCGGCGCTGCGCGAGCGCATCCTGATCCTCGACGGCGGCATGGGCACCATGCTGCAGGGGCACGGGCTGGACGAGGCCGCCTTCCGCGGCGACCGCTTCGCCGGCGGTCACGACACCGCGCACGCGCACGATCACCCCGGCGCCTGCGACCTGAAGGGCAACAACGACCTGCTCACCCTGACCCAGCCGGACATCATCCGCGGCGTGCACACCGCCTACCTGGAAGCCGGCGCCGACCTGGTCGAGACCAACACCTTCAACTCGACCCGGATCAGCCAGGCCGACTACCACCTCGAGCACCTCGCCTACGAGCTCAACCGCGCCGGCGCCGCGCTGGCCCGCGAGGCCTGCGACGCCATGACGGCGAAGACCCCGGACAAGCCGCGCTTCGTGATCGGCGTGCTCGGGCCCACCAGCCGCACCGCCTCGCTGTCGCCGGACGTCAACGACCCGGGCTTCCGCAACGTGACGTTCGAGGAGCTGGCAGCCAACTACACCGAGTCGGCGCGCGGCCTGATCGACGGCGGTGCCGACGTGATCATGGTCGAGACGATCTTCGACACGCTGAACGCCAAGGCCGCGCTGTTCGCGCTGTCCGAGCTGTTCCGCGAGCTGGGAGGGCGGCTGCCGGTGATGATCTCCGGCACCATCACCGACCGCTCCGGCCGCACCCTCTCCGGCCAGACGGCCGAGGCGTTCTACTACTCGGTGCAGCACGCGCGGCCGCTGTCGGTCGGCCTCAACTGCGCGCTCGGCGCGGCGGACCTGCGACCGCACATCCAGACCCTGGCGCGGGTTGCCGACGGCTACGTCAGCACCCATCCCAACGCCGGCCTGCCCAACGCCTTCGGCGAATACGATGAGACGCCCGAGCAGATGGCCACGGTGATCGGCGGCTTCGCGAAGGACGGTCTGCTCAATCTCGTCGGCGGCTGCTGCGGCACCACCCCGGCGCACATCCGCGCCATCGCCAACGCCGTGCGCGACTGCAAACCGCGCACCCTGCCCGACCTCGAGGAGCAGGCGGCCTGA
- the metH gene encoding methionine synthase, whose product MASPRYTRLSGLEPLVLTPDLLFVNVGERTNVTGSAQFRKLIKEERYHDAVEVARQQVANGAQIIDVNMDEGLIDSEAAMTRFLNLIAAEPDIARVPVMVDSSKWTVIEAGLRCLQGKGIVNSISMKEGEAAFLEQARKVQQYGAAAVVMAFDEVGQADTCARKVEICSRAYALLTEKLDFAPEDIIFDPNIFAIATGIEEHNNYAVDFIEATRELRKRFPLSHVSGGVSNVSFSFRGNNTVREAIHSVFLYHAIQAGMDMGIVNAGALMIYDDIPPELRERVEDVVLNRRPDATERLLEIAERFKAKKGEVVVETLAWREKPVQERLAHALVHGIDQFVVEDTEEARQLSSRPLDVIEGPLMDGMNVVGDLFGAGKMFLPQVVKSARVMKKAVAHLIPYIEEEKRRTGDAGRNNGTIVMATVKGDVHDIGKNIVGVVLRCNNFEVIDLGVMVPAQTILDAAREHKADIIGLSGLITPSLEEMSQVAREMQRQDFRIPLLIGGATTSRAHTALKIDPHYAAPTVWVKDASRAVGVAQSLLSKELVDAFMAKVRADYDDVRERHRNRGTGKPLVPLDTARAQRFQPDWASYDPPAPAQPGLHVFDDYDLAELRQYIDWSPFFNAWELAGRYPAILTDEIVGTQASELFTDAQAMLDQVIAEKWLTARGVVGFWPAASVGDDIEVTTPDGTVRLHHLRQQVDKPVERPDFCLSDFVAPKDSGKADWVGGFAITAGIGIDEHVAHFEAAHDDYSAILLKALADRLAEAFAERMHERVRREFWGYAPDESLDNEALVAERYRGIRPAPGYPACPDHTEKASLFALLDAPANAGMRLTEGFAMTPAAAVSGWYFAHPDSQYFVVGRINRGQVEDYAHRKGWTREEAERWLAPNLDYDPE is encoded by the coding sequence ATGGCATCCCCCCGCTACACCCGACTGTCCGGCCTCGAGCCGCTGGTGCTGACCCCCGACCTGTTGTTCGTCAACGTCGGCGAGCGCACGAATGTCACCGGCTCAGCGCAGTTCCGCAAGCTGATCAAGGAAGAGCGCTACCACGATGCCGTTGAAGTGGCCCGCCAGCAGGTCGCCAACGGCGCGCAGATCATCGACGTCAACATGGACGAGGGCCTGATCGACTCCGAGGCGGCGATGACGCGCTTCCTCAACCTGATCGCCGCCGAACCCGACATCGCCCGCGTACCGGTGATGGTGGACTCGTCCAAGTGGACCGTGATCGAAGCGGGGCTGCGCTGCCTGCAGGGCAAGGGCATCGTCAACTCGATCTCGATGAAGGAAGGCGAAGCGGCCTTTCTGGAGCAGGCGCGCAAGGTGCAGCAGTACGGCGCCGCCGCGGTGGTGATGGCGTTCGACGAGGTCGGCCAGGCCGATACCTGCGCGCGCAAGGTGGAGATCTGCTCGCGCGCCTATGCATTGCTCACGGAAAAGCTCGACTTCGCGCCCGAAGACATCATCTTCGATCCGAACATCTTCGCCATCGCCACCGGTATCGAGGAGCACAACAACTACGCGGTCGACTTCATCGAGGCGACCCGCGAGCTGCGCAAGCGCTTCCCGCTGAGCCACGTCTCCGGCGGCGTGTCCAACGTGTCGTTCTCGTTCCGCGGCAACAACACCGTGCGCGAGGCGATCCACTCGGTGTTTCTTTACCACGCCATCCAGGCGGGCATGGACATGGGCATCGTCAACGCCGGCGCGCTGATGATCTACGACGATATCCCGCCGGAGCTGCGCGAGCGCGTCGAGGACGTGGTGCTGAACCGCCGCCCGGACGCCACCGAGCGCCTGCTGGAGATCGCCGAGCGGTTCAAGGCGAAGAAAGGCGAGGTGGTCGTCGAGACCCTGGCATGGCGCGAGAAGCCGGTGCAAGAGCGGCTGGCCCACGCACTGGTGCACGGCATCGACCAGTTCGTGGTCGAGGACACCGAGGAAGCGCGCCAGCTGTCGAGCCGCCCGCTCGACGTGATCGAAGGCCCGCTGATGGATGGCATGAACGTGGTCGGCGACCTGTTCGGCGCGGGCAAGATGTTCCTGCCGCAGGTGGTGAAGTCCGCCCGCGTGATGAAGAAGGCGGTCGCCCACCTGATCCCGTACATCGAGGAAGAGAAGCGTCGCACCGGCGACGCCGGCAGGAACAACGGCACCATCGTGATGGCCACGGTGAAGGGCGACGTGCACGACATCGGCAAGAACATCGTCGGCGTGGTGCTCCGCTGCAACAACTTCGAGGTGATCGACCTCGGCGTGATGGTGCCGGCGCAGACCATCCTGGACGCTGCGCGCGAGCACAAGGCGGACATCATCGGCCTGTCCGGCCTGATCACGCCGTCGCTGGAGGAAATGAGCCAGGTCGCGCGCGAGATGCAGCGGCAGGACTTCCGGATTCCTCTGCTGATCGGCGGCGCCACCACCTCGCGCGCGCACACCGCACTGAAGATCGATCCGCACTACGCGGCGCCCACCGTGTGGGTGAAGGACGCCTCGCGTGCCGTCGGCGTGGCGCAGTCCCTGCTCAGCAAGGAGCTGGTGGACGCGTTCATGGCCAAGGTCCGCGCCGACTACGATGATGTCCGCGAGCGGCACCGCAACCGCGGTACCGGCAAGCCGCTGGTGCCGCTGGATACCGCGCGCGCCCAGCGCTTCCAGCCCGACTGGGCCAGCTACGATCCGCCGGCACCCGCCCAGCCGGGTCTGCATGTGTTCGACGACTACGACCTGGCCGAGCTGCGCCAGTACATCGACTGGTCGCCGTTCTTCAACGCCTGGGAACTGGCTGGTCGTTATCCGGCCATCCTCACCGACGAGATCGTCGGCACCCAGGCCAGCGAGCTGTTCACCGACGCGCAGGCGATGCTGGACCAGGTGATCGCCGAAAAGTGGCTGACCGCCCGCGGCGTGGTCGGCTTCTGGCCCGCGGCCAGCGTCGGCGACGACATCGAGGTGACCACGCCGGATGGCACCGTGCGGCTGCACCACCTGCGCCAGCAGGTGGACAAGCCGGTCGAGCGGCCGGACTTCTGCCTCAGCGACTTCGTCGCACCGAAGGACAGCGGCAAGGCCGACTGGGTCGGCGGCTTCGCGATCACCGCCGGTATCGGCATCGACGAGCACGTGGCCCACTTCGAGGCAGCGCACGACGACTACTCGGCGATCCTGCTCAAGGCGCTGGCCGACCGATTGGCCGAGGCCTTCGCCGAGCGCATGCACGAACGCGTGCGCCGCGAATTCTGGGGTTACGCGCCGGACGAGTCGCTGGACAACGAGGCGCTGGTCGCCGAACGCTACCGCGGCATCCGCCCGGCACCGGGCTACCCGGCCTGCCCCGACCACACCGAGAAGGCCTCGCTGTTCGCCCTGCTCGACGCCCCGGCCAACGCCGGCATGCGCCTGACCGAGGGCTTCGCGATGACGCCGGCCGCAGCCGTCTCCGGCTGGTACTTCGCGCACCCGGACAGCCAATATTTCGTGGTTGGCCGGATCAATCGCGGGCAGGTCGAGGACTATGCCCATCGCAAGGGCTGGACCCGCGAGGAGGCCGAACGCTGGCTCGCGCCGAACCTGGACTACGATCCGGAATAG
- a CDS encoding sensor domain-containing diguanylate cyclase: MLPPSQSHDEPECLALLRRLELHGHIDDPVLDRITRTAARLFAVPMAMVRLIHGDRQCPLSRYGADWQDASNWLPFCTHTIGQDEAMVVGDAADDIRFHDHALVTGPPHIRFYAGRSLRSRQGIVWGTLCVIDQAPRDPGNVDRAALGDLADMVQDHLWSLEDAGRTRAMQVSLERSETLLARTAAHAAVGIAVASTGGHWLEMNQRFCDILGHSREELLGSHVADFAHPDDREPGLAMARRVLQGDTEALDMELRFMRADGSCSWTQVGASVLRDREGRPENLIVVLTDIHVRKTVEHDLATLQHALEQRVAERTAELQLTVARLQGEIAARASAQQALIEEKERFETTLQLASDAFVEVDADDRIVSWNRSAELIFGWSRDEAIGRSLADTIVPASMRERHLKAFESFMAGLPDTGHLVGRHLELSGVRRDGEEFPLELTLGATRIGGRMVANAFLQDISRRKADELALRSSAERLRTITDNAPAMIAYIDRDLRYRFHNRAYSDWFGIAPDGLLGVRVPEFWGETTYAQLQAVIERVLAGHRATAEYSLPGLAGPMWFYATLVPHMGEDGVVAGFYLLAQDVTERKLLYERIEHEASHDALTGLPNRRALMQRLQEAMTRVRRHDRAVAVLFMDLDNFKPMNDTLGHEFGDAVLRHFGETIRDSVRESDFVARLAGDEFVVVIEDLAPVRDYAGRLGRALLERLATEREIQGVAVRLAASIGVAVHDGEDEETPQELLRRADAAMYRAKAAGRQRLAF, encoded by the coding sequence ATGCTTCCGCCCAGCCAGTCCCACGACGAACCGGAATGCCTGGCCCTGCTCCGCCGGCTCGAGCTGCACGGACACATCGATGACCCCGTGCTCGACAGGATCACGCGTACGGCCGCGCGGTTGTTTGCCGTTCCCATGGCCATGGTGCGGCTGATCCATGGCGACCGTCAGTGCCCGCTCTCCAGGTACGGTGCCGACTGGCAGGATGCATCGAACTGGCTGCCGTTCTGCACACACACCATCGGGCAAGACGAAGCCATGGTCGTTGGCGACGCGGCCGACGACATCCGTTTCCACGACCATGCGCTGGTAACCGGCCCACCGCACATCCGCTTCTATGCGGGCCGCTCGCTGCGTTCGCGCCAGGGCATCGTATGGGGCACGCTCTGCGTGATCGACCAGGCACCGCGCGATCCCGGCAATGTCGACCGTGCCGCGCTCGGCGACCTGGCGGACATGGTGCAGGACCACCTGTGGAGCCTGGAGGACGCAGGGAGGACCCGCGCAATGCAAGTCTCACTGGAACGCAGCGAGACCCTGCTGGCGCGGACCGCCGCACATGCCGCGGTGGGCATCGCGGTGGCGTCCACGGGCGGCCACTGGCTGGAGATGAACCAGCGCTTCTGCGACATCCTCGGCCATTCGCGCGAAGAACTGCTGGGCTCACACGTGGCCGACTTCGCCCACCCCGACGACCGCGAGCCCGGGCTGGCGATGGCCCGCCGGGTACTGCAGGGCGATACCGAGGCGCTGGACATGGAGCTGCGCTTCATGCGCGCCGATGGCAGTTGTTCCTGGACCCAGGTCGGGGCATCGGTGCTGCGCGACCGCGAAGGACGCCCCGAAAACCTCATCGTTGTCCTCACCGACATCCATGTCCGCAAGACCGTCGAGCACGATCTGGCGACCCTGCAGCATGCCCTTGAGCAACGTGTCGCCGAGCGCACGGCGGAACTGCAACTCACGGTGGCCCGCCTGCAGGGCGAGATCGCCGCGCGCGCGTCCGCCCAGCAGGCGCTGATCGAGGAAAAGGAGCGCTTCGAAACCACCCTCCAGCTCGCCTCCGATGCCTTCGTGGAGGTCGATGCGGACGATCGCATCGTGTCGTGGAACCGCTCGGCGGAGCTGATCTTCGGCTGGTCGCGCGATGAGGCGATCGGGCGCTCGCTGGCCGACACCATCGTCCCCGCGTCGATGAGGGAGCGCCACCTGAAGGCATTCGAAAGCTTCATGGCCGGCTTGCCCGACACCGGCCACCTGGTCGGCCGACATCTGGAATTGAGCGGCGTGCGACGCGATGGCGAGGAGTTCCCGCTGGAACTCACGCTGGGAGCGACCCGGATCGGCGGCCGCATGGTGGCCAACGCCTTTCTGCAGGACATCAGCCGTCGCAAGGCGGACGAACTGGCGCTGCGCAGCAGCGCCGAGCGGCTGCGCACCATCACCGACAACGCGCCGGCGATGATCGCCTACATCGACCGCGATCTGCGCTACCGCTTCCACAACCGCGCCTATTCCGACTGGTTCGGCATCGCGCCGGACGGGCTGCTGGGTGTCCGGGTGCCCGAGTTCTGGGGCGAGACGACCTACGCGCAGCTGCAGGCGGTGATCGAGCGCGTGCTGGCCGGGCATCGCGCCACGGCGGAGTATTCGCTGCCCGGGCTTGCGGGCCCGATGTGGTTCTACGCCACGCTGGTGCCCCACATGGGTGAGGACGGGGTCGTCGCGGGCTTCTACCTGCTCGCCCAGGATGTCACCGAGCGCAAGCTTCTATACGAACGCATCGAGCACGAAGCTTCGCACGACGCACTCACTGGCCTGCCCAACCGCCGCGCATTGATGCAACGGCTGCAGGAGGCGATGACGCGCGTTCGTCGGCATGACCGGGCGGTGGCCGTGCTGTTCATGGACCTGGACAATTTCAAGCCGATGAACGACACGCTCGGGCACGAGTTCGGCGACGCCGTGCTGCGCCATTTTGGCGAAACCATCCGTGACTCGGTGCGCGAGTCCGACTTCGTGGCCCGGCTCGCCGGCGACGAGTTCGTGGTGGTGATCGAGGATCTCGCGCCGGTCCGCGATTACGCCGGACGACTCGGTCGGGCGCTGCTGGAGCGGCTGGCCACGGAGCGGGAGATCCAGGGCGTGGCCGTGCGACTGGCTGCCAGTATCGGCGTGGCGGTGCACGACGGCGAGGACGAGGAGACCCCGCAGGAGCTCCTGCGCCGTGCCGACGCGGCGATGTACCGGGCGAAGGCTGCCGGCAGGCAGCGACTGGCCTTCTGA